The Serratia rhizosphaerae genome has a segment encoding these proteins:
- a CDS encoding ATP-grasp domain-containing protein — MKNTIVIIDALSTGNELAAAFMSRGCDVVHIWQDFSRQTRTQGFVETINYAGSLDDLIQQLRLYDIRYVIAGADSGIALADMLASAMGIPAANDPETTDWRRNKYISQQKLAEKGIRSIRQCKASSAAELVSWAELNGYPVIVKPLNSGASDGVTLCESGEDVQRAAEQLLGKENLLGYVNDELLIQELIDGTQYFVNTLSWHGQHYVTDIWEQVRSRVSGGAYNFEGMHLIDAQETYARALADYTLEVLSALGVDYGAAHNEVILTAEGPVLIETNARLMGASINDVTFSACLGYTQVSLCAAMYLAPQDFIDRYVGTHYRMHAYVSEISFLFKRDGVLEAMPGKRAIERLPSFSNFFALPRPGQRVTRTADTKGLPGFAYLLHQDQSQLTRDFNQILAWQQRDDIYRIVDE, encoded by the coding sequence GTGAAAAATACGATTGTTATTATTGATGCGCTATCAACGGGAAATGAACTGGCGGCGGCATTTATGTCGCGCGGCTGCGACGTGGTGCATATCTGGCAAGATTTTTCGCGCCAAACGCGTACTCAGGGATTTGTCGAAACCATTAATTATGCCGGATCGCTGGATGACCTTATCCAGCAGCTGAGGCTGTATGACATTCGCTATGTGATTGCCGGTGCGGACAGCGGCATTGCATTGGCGGATATGCTGGCGTCAGCCATGGGGATACCGGCGGCGAATGACCCTGAAACCACCGACTGGCGACGGAATAAGTATATTTCGCAGCAAAAGCTGGCGGAAAAAGGCATTCGCTCAATCAGGCAGTGCAAAGCCTCTTCAGCCGCGGAACTGGTGTCCTGGGCCGAGCTGAACGGTTATCCCGTGATTGTAAAACCGCTGAACAGCGGCGCCAGCGACGGCGTAACGCTGTGTGAGAGCGGGGAGGACGTGCAGCGTGCGGCAGAACAACTGCTGGGCAAAGAGAATCTGCTGGGTTATGTGAATGATGAATTGTTGATCCAGGAACTGATTGACGGCACCCAGTATTTCGTCAACACGCTGAGCTGGCACGGACAGCATTATGTGACGGACATCTGGGAGCAAGTGCGCAGCCGGGTGAGCGGCGGCGCTTACAATTTTGAAGGGATGCACCTGATCGATGCGCAGGAAACGTACGCCAGAGCGCTGGCGGATTATACCCTTGAGGTATTATCCGCCTTGGGCGTCGATTATGGCGCGGCGCACAATGAGGTGATCCTGACGGCGGAAGGGCCGGTGCTGATTGAAACCAATGCCCGCCTGATGGGCGCCTCCATCAATGACGTGACATTCAGCGCCTGCCTCGGCTACACCCAGGTCAGCCTGTGTGCGGCCATGTATCTGGCGCCGCAGGATTTCATCGACCGCTACGTGGGCACGCATTACCGCATGCATGCCTATGTGTCTGAAATATCCTTTTTGTTCAAGCGCGACGGTGTGCTGGAGGCGATGCCGGGGAAACGCGCGATAGAGCGGCTTCCTTCCTTTTCCAATTTCTTTGCGCTGCCGCGTCCGGGACAGCGCGTCACCCGCACGGCGGACACCAAGGGATTGCCCGGATTCGCTTATTTACTGCATCAGGATCAATCCCAGTTAACGCGCGATTTTAATCAGATCCTGGCATGGCAGCAGCGGGATGATATTTATCGCATCGTCGATGAATAA
- a CDS encoding SDR family NAD(P)-dependent oxidoreductase → MLLNNKIAVITGAASERGIGRATAACFAAHGARVAILDLDRHAAAHAAQQLGDGHLGLAVDVADPQAVNQAVAQILEHYGRIDVLVNNAGITQPVKTLEIGMQDYDRVLDVSLRGTLLMSQAVIPAMRANGGGSIVCLSSVSAQRGGGIFGGPHYSAAKAGVLGLAKAMAREFAPEQIRINSITPGLIQTDITGGLMQDERRHAIIDGIPLGRLGNAQDVANAALFLASDLSSYLTGITLDVNGGMLIH, encoded by the coding sequence ATGTTACTGAACAATAAAATCGCCGTTATCACCGGCGCCGCCTCCGAGCGCGGCATCGGCCGCGCCACCGCCGCCTGCTTTGCCGCCCACGGCGCACGCGTGGCGATCCTGGATCTGGATCGCCACGCGGCGGCCCATGCCGCGCAGCAGCTTGGCGACGGCCATCTGGGACTGGCGGTTGACGTCGCCGACCCGCAGGCGGTCAATCAGGCCGTGGCGCAAATCCTCGAGCACTACGGCCGCATCGACGTACTGGTCAACAACGCCGGCATTACCCAGCCGGTAAAAACGCTGGAGATCGGCATGCAGGACTACGACCGCGTGCTGGACGTCAGCCTGCGCGGTACGCTGCTGATGTCGCAGGCGGTGATCCCGGCGATGCGCGCCAACGGCGGCGGCAGCATCGTCTGCCTGTCGTCGGTATCCGCCCAGCGCGGCGGCGGCATCTTCGGCGGTCCGCACTACAGCGCCGCCAAAGCCGGCGTGCTCGGGCTGGCGAAAGCGATGGCGCGCGAGTTCGCCCCGGAGCAGATCCGCATCAACAGCATCACCCCCGGCCTGATCCAGACCGATATCACCGGCGGCCTGATGCAGGACGAGCGCCGGCACGCCATTATCGACGGCATTCCGCTCGGCCGGCTGGGCAACGCGCAGGACGTCGCCAACGCCGCGCTGTTCCTGGCCAGCGACCTCTCCAGCTACCTGACCGGCATCACGCTGGACGTGAACGGCGGCATGCTGATTCACTGA
- the dpgD gene encoding enoyl-CoA-hydratase DpgD → MAERDNLPPAVLYEKRGHVAYITLNRPAVLNAMNLDMHRQLLTVWEDFNHDDELWVAVLAGAGGKSFSVGQDLKELKTRYADGEPFSSLGSAGRPGWPRLTERTDIYKPIIAVVEGYAFGGGFELALACDLIVASEASVFALPEAKLGLIQGAGGIFRLTRQMPMKLAMEMLLTGKQISARQAQAFGIVNQVVDGAKLVDTVEQLVNDILRCSPAATRAIKNIAYDSADKSLPEAFQTQYAAEQRRLHSQDLLEGVDAFLEKRPPVWSGT, encoded by the coding sequence ATGGCAGAACGAGACAATCTACCGCCGGCGGTGTTATACGAGAAAAGGGGGCATGTCGCCTATATCACCCTGAACCGCCCGGCCGTGCTTAACGCGATGAATCTTGACATGCACAGGCAGTTGCTGACGGTATGGGAAGATTTTAACCATGACGACGAACTGTGGGTGGCGGTGCTGGCCGGCGCGGGCGGCAAATCCTTCTCCGTCGGTCAGGATTTGAAGGAACTGAAAACGCGCTACGCTGACGGTGAACCTTTTTCCAGCCTGGGCAGCGCCGGACGTCCGGGCTGGCCGCGACTGACCGAACGCACTGATATTTACAAGCCGATTATTGCGGTAGTGGAGGGGTACGCCTTTGGCGGCGGTTTTGAACTGGCGCTGGCCTGCGATTTGATTGTTGCCAGTGAAGCATCAGTTTTTGCTCTGCCTGAAGCCAAGCTTGGTTTGATTCAGGGAGCGGGGGGCATTTTCCGTTTGACCCGGCAGATGCCGATGAAACTGGCCATGGAGATGCTGCTGACGGGCAAACAGATCTCGGCGCGTCAGGCGCAGGCGTTCGGCATTGTCAATCAGGTGGTCGACGGGGCGAAACTGGTGGATACGGTTGAACAACTGGTGAATGATATTCTGCGCTGCTCGCCGGCGGCGACGCGCGCGATTAAAAATATCGCCTACGACAGCGCCGATAAAAGCCTGCCGGAGGCTTTTCAGACGCAGTATGCCGCAGAACAGCGGCGCTTGCACAGCCAGGACCTGCTTGAGGGGGTGGACGCCTTTCTGGAAAAAAGGCCGCCGGTTTGGTCGGGCACGTGA
- a CDS encoding LysR substrate-binding domain-containing protein: MEIQKAAIPSIKALQVFEQVAHFGNVARAAEELNITPSAASHQLAKLEKLVGNSLFNRSAKGVSLTLAGETYLREISQLLLNLAQATAQIRDQKENNALRIHCAPSFGLLWLLPRLKQLHEACPELNVTLSCSYENLSFSRDNIDVAIRHGFPDWSPFDIKTIRDECITAMASPDYLQRHPAPSPAALAEHQLILSETPLIQWPQWFAAHHLPQPERPWVFSFDRSYMSLQAARLGHGVVLESELLARDYLRDGSLVRLFPAALSLPVSAHHLVYPRGFGQLARVKRFLHWMQQALDSDRMY, encoded by the coding sequence TTGGAGATACAAAAGGCGGCGATCCCCTCAATCAAGGCGCTGCAGGTGTTTGAGCAGGTGGCGCATTTCGGCAATGTGGCGCGCGCGGCGGAAGAGCTGAATATCACGCCCTCGGCGGCCAGCCACCAGTTGGCCAAGCTGGAGAAACTGGTGGGCAACTCGCTGTTTAACCGCTCGGCCAAAGGGGTGAGCCTGACGCTGGCGGGGGAAACCTACCTGCGTGAAATCAGTCAGCTGCTGCTGAACCTGGCCCAGGCCACGGCGCAGATCCGCGACCAGAAAGAGAACAATGCCTTGCGCATCCATTGCGCCCCCAGCTTCGGCCTGCTGTGGCTGCTGCCGCGGCTGAAGCAGCTGCATGAGGCCTGTCCGGAGCTTAACGTGACACTGTCATGTTCTTATGAAAACCTGTCGTTCAGCCGCGATAACATCGACGTGGCGATCCGCCACGGCTTCCCGGACTGGTCGCCGTTTGATATCAAAACGATACGTGATGAATGCATTACCGCCATGGCATCGCCGGACTATCTGCAGCGCCATCCGGCGCCTTCGCCGGCAGCGCTGGCGGAGCACCAGCTGATTCTGTCGGAAACGCCGCTGATCCAGTGGCCGCAGTGGTTCGCCGCCCATCATCTGCCCCAGCCGGAACGCCCCTGGGTGTTCAGCTTTGACCGTTCCTACATGAGCCTGCAGGCCGCGCGACTGGGACACGGCGTGGTGCTGGAGAGCGAACTGCTGGCGCGGGACTACCTGCGCGACGGCTCGCTGGTGCGGCTGTTTCCGGCGGCGCTGAGCCTGCCGGTCAGCGCCCATCATCTGGTTTATCCGCGCGGTTTCGGCCAACTGGCGCGGGTGAAGCGCTTTTTGCACTGGATGCAGCAGGCGCTGGACAGCGACAGGATGTACTGA
- a CDS encoding type III polyketide synthase has product MRIEDIDCICCVTSTGFLVPALSARFCESLGVSDFCNRIDIVGMGCSAGLNGLDAVKNWSLANPGKLAVVVCTEICSAAYIEDGTLPTAVVNSLFGDGASAAAVVSPTEDDAPPAGAIRLRAKLSLTEPSAIGMMKFDWNDEQHKNRFYLSKDVPYVVGSKVEKVVHKLLGEHQLNVSDIDHWVVHSGGKKVLDSICINLGLTKSDLRHTRSVLNDFGNLSSGSFLFSLERLQNEKITSAGDIGVFMTMGPGAAIETALVQWEK; this is encoded by the coding sequence ATGCGGATTGAAGATATTGACTGTATTTGCTGCGTGACGTCGACGGGTTTTTTAGTGCCGGCATTAAGCGCCCGTTTTTGTGAATCGCTGGGAGTGTCGGACTTTTGCAACCGGATCGATATTGTCGGCATGGGCTGTTCCGCCGGGCTGAACGGCCTGGACGCGGTAAAAAACTGGTCGCTTGCCAATCCGGGCAAGCTGGCGGTGGTGGTCTGCACGGAAATCTGTTCTGCGGCCTACATTGAGGACGGCACGCTCCCTACCGCGGTGGTTAACAGTCTGTTTGGCGACGGCGCCAGCGCCGCGGCGGTCGTCAGCCCGACGGAAGACGATGCGCCACCTGCCGGCGCGATCAGACTGCGGGCGAAACTCAGCCTGACCGAACCTTCAGCCATCGGCATGATGAAGTTTGATTGGAATGATGAGCAGCATAAAAACCGCTTTTACCTCTCGAAAGACGTGCCGTATGTGGTGGGATCGAAAGTTGAAAAAGTGGTGCATAAACTGCTGGGCGAGCATCAGCTCAACGTCAGCGATATTGATCACTGGGTCGTGCATTCCGGCGGCAAAAAAGTGCTCGATTCAATTTGTATCAATTTGGGATTAACGAAAAGCGATCTGCGCCACACGCGCAGCGTATTAAATGATTTCGGCAATCTTTCCAGCGGTTCATTCCTGTTTTCTTTAGAACGTCTGCAAAATGAAAAAATAACGTCCGCCGGAGATATCGGGGTCTTTATGACGATGGGCCCCGGCGCGGCGATTGAAACTGCCCTGGTGCAATGGGAAAAATAA
- a CDS encoding MFS transporter: protein MTTLNLTAAAGVRDTAYRKIAWRLMPILMLCYLCAYLDRVNVGFAKLQMMDDLALSETVYGLGAGIFFIGYFFFEVPSNLILHRVGARRWIARIMITWGLISGLFALVETAWQFYLLRFLLGVAEAGLAPGLLLYLTYWFPAARRARMTVLWFIAIPLSGMIGGPISGWIMERFAGVHGWAGWQWMFALEAVPTLLMGLVVLMALKDRVEDAPWLDEHQKRLVRADLDADDQHKHQHGTIAAFISDRRLWLLALIYFCVVMGQYALTFWLPTLVRNAGIREPLQIGLLSSLPYLCAIVAMILAGRSGDRHRERRWHLAIPMLAGAAALLLATQFGHYVALSVAFLCLAAAGILSASSLFWMLPTNLLGGVSAAAGIAAVNCFANLAGFFSPYLIGGISSITGSPAWGMYLITLVLLAGSLLVFRIPAAQVNR, encoded by the coding sequence ATGACAACGCTTAACCTGACCGCCGCCGCCGGCGTGCGCGACACGGCTTACCGCAAGATCGCCTGGCGGCTGATGCCGATTTTGATGCTGTGCTACCTGTGCGCCTACCTTGATCGGGTAAACGTCGGCTTCGCCAAGCTGCAGATGATGGACGATCTGGCGCTCAGCGAAACCGTCTACGGTCTCGGCGCCGGCATTTTCTTTATCGGGTATTTTTTCTTCGAAGTACCGAGCAATCTGATCCTGCACCGGGTGGGCGCCAGACGTTGGATCGCCCGCATCATGATCACCTGGGGACTGATTTCCGGCCTGTTCGCCCTGGTGGAAACCGCCTGGCAGTTTTACCTGCTGCGCTTTCTGCTTGGCGTGGCGGAAGCCGGCCTGGCGCCCGGCCTGCTGCTGTATCTCACCTACTGGTTCCCGGCGGCGCGGCGCGCGCGCATGACGGTGCTGTGGTTTATCGCCATTCCGCTGTCCGGCATGATCGGCGGCCCGATCTCCGGCTGGATTATGGAGCGCTTTGCCGGCGTGCACGGCTGGGCCGGCTGGCAGTGGATGTTTGCGCTGGAGGCGGTGCCCACGCTGCTGATGGGGCTGGTGGTACTGATGGCGCTGAAGGACCGGGTCGAGGACGCGCCCTGGCTGGATGAACACCAAAAACGCCTGGTGCGCGCCGATCTCGACGCCGACGACCAGCATAAACACCAGCACGGCACCATCGCCGCGTTTATCAGCGACAGGCGGCTGTGGCTGCTGGCGCTGATCTATTTCTGCGTGGTGATGGGCCAGTATGCGCTCACCTTCTGGCTGCCGACGCTGGTCAGAAACGCCGGCATCCGCGAACCGCTGCAGATCGGTCTGCTCAGCAGTCTGCCGTATCTGTGCGCCATCGTGGCGATGATTCTGGCCGGGCGCAGCGGCGACCGTCATCGTGAACGGCGCTGGCATCTGGCGATCCCGATGCTGGCGGGCGCTGCGGCGCTGCTGCTGGCCACCCAGTTCGGCCATTATGTCGCGCTGTCGGTCGCCTTTCTCTGCCTGGCGGCGGCGGGCATCCTCTCCGCCTCCTCATTGTTCTGGATGCTGCCTACCAATCTGCTGGGCGGCGTTTCCGCCGCCGCCGGCATCGCCGCGGTGAACTGCTTCGCCAACCTGGCGGGCTTCTTCTCCCCTTACCTGATCGGCGGCATCAGCAGCATCACCGGCTCACCCGCCTGGGGCATGTATCTGATCACACTGGTATTGCT
- a CDS encoding sugar efflux transporter, with the protein MELERDTVSQGQGVNIVFMAVALILGMAGALQMPVVSLFLTREIGASPFMVGMFYTVNALAGVGVSQLMARKSDAGGNRRRLILLCCSVAIANALLFAFSRDYRILVSAGVILSALATTAMPQLFALARQYSVGADFDVIKFTTRMRAQISISWVIAPPVAFFIIAHFGFTALYLLVALLFVLGGLFVLSSLPAGDVQPRSATPATSATPTAAGRSQEAWLLFAALALLWGGDTMYLIDMPIYISSLPGMGSSFAGWLLGGAAGLEILIMLFCSPVIKRVGTRPMMLLAAGCSALFYLGMTQAVSPWALAAIQVLNAVFIGIVGALGMLYLQELMPDSPGTASTLYSNSIATGAIFAGLLQGAISQHWNHQAVYYAALSLSLLALLLLLKVKDA; encoded by the coding sequence ATGGAGTTGGAGCGTGATACGGTAAGCCAGGGACAGGGCGTCAATATTGTTTTTATGGCAGTAGCCTTAATATTGGGAATGGCGGGCGCGTTACAAATGCCGGTTGTCAGCCTGTTTCTGACGCGGGAAATCGGCGCCAGTCCGTTTATGGTGGGGATGTTTTATACCGTTAACGCGTTGGCCGGCGTAGGCGTCAGCCAACTGATGGCGCGAAAGTCGGATGCGGGCGGTAATCGCCGCCGTCTGATCCTGCTGTGTTGTTCGGTTGCCATAGCCAATGCCTTGCTGTTCGCGTTTAGCCGGGATTATCGCATTCTGGTGTCGGCAGGCGTGATACTGTCGGCGCTGGCGACAACGGCGATGCCGCAACTGTTTGCTCTGGCGCGTCAGTATTCGGTCGGCGCCGATTTTGACGTTATCAAATTCACCACCCGGATGCGTGCCCAGATTTCGATCTCCTGGGTGATCGCGCCGCCCGTCGCTTTCTTTATCATCGCGCATTTCGGTTTTACCGCCTTGTATCTGCTGGTGGCTCTGCTGTTTGTATTGGGCGGACTTTTCGTCCTGTCCTCGCTGCCTGCGGGGGACGTGCAGCCACGTTCAGCGACGCCGGCGACGTCCGCTACCCCGACGGCTGCGGGCCGGTCGCAAGAAGCCTGGCTGCTGTTTGCCGCTTTGGCGCTGCTGTGGGGAGGCGATACGATGTACCTGATCGATATGCCGATATATATCAGCAGCCTGCCGGGTATGGGCAGTAGTTTCGCCGGCTGGCTGTTGGGAGGCGCGGCAGGGCTGGAAATTCTGATCATGCTGTTCTGCTCGCCGGTGATCAAGCGCGTTGGCACGCGTCCTATGATGCTGCTGGCCGCCGGTTGTTCCGCGCTGTTTTACCTGGGCATGACGCAGGCGGTTTCTCCGTGGGCGCTGGCGGCGATTCAGGTGCTGAATGCTGTTTTCATCGGTATCGTTGGCGCACTGGGTATGCTTTATCTGCAAGAATTGATGCCGGATAGCCCGGGCACGGCCAGTACGCTGTACAGCAACAGTATTGCCACCGGGGCGATTTTTGCCGGTTTGCTTCAGGGCGCCATCAGTCAGCATTGGAATCATCAGGCCGTTTATTATGCCGCGCTGTCACTGTCGCTGCTGGCATTATTATTGTTGTTGAAGGTTAAAGACGCCTAG
- a CDS encoding PLP-dependent aminotransferase family protein, giving the protein MPTQESVLSIVGALNQRYPHACSLSLGRPNPDIYARLDLERYAQVYQAFLRTEKHYDNAKIRENLYTYGPSQGMITAHLAKWLANDEGIHAGEKEILVTNGCQEAYNLVLLHELRQPEDCVLIIEPSYFGFTDCVAVLGKSSVKIAIDDLADPAGGVDFTLLPAVIEQYRRQGKQIKLIYINPDFNNPMTYQLSEAEKGALLAVCAQQGVKIIEDGTYSAFYYDGIPPRAIKTRDNAGQVYYIGSFSKTLCPSLRLGYLVISRHGDATFNHLLHIKDHTSLSSSALNQQIVAGFLIEHQYSLENWIRPIRDEYRARRDAMLQVLEQELDAGLLQWHAPAGGFFVYIRLPQEIDTAHLLDCAEGYQVTFLPVSYAVRDGRQRAHGIRLAFSYYPPAAIAAGTRKFCQFLNEKLLPQQI; this is encoded by the coding sequence ATGCCAACTCAGGAGAGTGTTTTATCCATCGTGGGCGCGCTTAACCAGCGCTATCCACATGCCTGTTCACTGTCATTAGGGCGTCCCAACCCTGATATTTACGCCAGACTGGATCTTGAACGTTATGCGCAGGTCTATCAGGCGTTCTTACGGACAGAAAAGCACTATGACAACGCGAAAATCAGAGAGAATCTTTACACTTACGGGCCCAGCCAGGGGATGATTACAGCCCATCTCGCCAAATGGTTGGCGAATGATGAAGGGATCCACGCTGGCGAGAAGGAGATTCTGGTGACCAATGGTTGCCAGGAAGCCTACAACCTGGTGCTACTGCACGAATTACGCCAGCCCGAGGATTGCGTGCTGATTATTGAGCCCAGCTACTTCGGATTTACCGATTGCGTCGCGGTCCTGGGGAAGTCATCCGTTAAAATCGCTATCGACGATCTCGCCGATCCTGCCGGCGGCGTTGATTTTACGCTGCTGCCGGCGGTTATCGAGCAGTATCGCCGGCAGGGTAAGCAGATAAAACTTATCTATATCAATCCTGATTTTAATAATCCGATGACCTACCAACTGAGCGAGGCGGAGAAAGGCGCGCTGCTTGCGGTCTGCGCTCAGCAGGGGGTGAAGATTATTGAGGATGGCACCTATTCGGCGTTCTATTACGATGGCATACCGCCCCGCGCAATAAAAACCCGGGATAACGCAGGCCAGGTCTATTATATCGGCTCGTTTTCCAAAACGTTATGTCCGTCGCTGCGTCTGGGCTATCTGGTGATAAGCCGGCACGGCGACGCAACCTTTAACCATTTGCTGCATATTAAAGATCACACCAGCCTGAGCAGCAGTGCGCTGAATCAGCAAATTGTCGCCGGTTTTTTAATCGAGCATCAATACTCACTGGAAAACTGGATCCGTCCGATCCGCGATGAATACCGTGCCCGGCGTGACGCGATGCTGCAGGTGCTCGAGCAGGAATTGGACGCCGGTCTGCTGCAGTGGCACGCGCCTGCCGGCGGCTTTTTCGTGTATATCCGCTTGCCGCAGGAGATCGACACCGCGCACCTGCTCGACTGTGCGGAGGGGTATCAGGTGACATTTCTGCCGGTCAGTTATGCGGTGCGGGACGGCCGGCAGCGCGCTCACGGTATCCGGCTCGCCTTCAGTTATTACCCGCCGGCCGCGATTGCGGCGGGAACCCGCAAGTTTTGTCAGTTCCTCAATGAAAAACTCTTGCCACAACAGATCTGA
- a CDS encoding enoyl-CoA hydratase/isomerase family protein has protein sequence MMSEHTDEFSHALRQQAAALKTALQAHYGNSALRDDMIIAECAADPDVTQFFSRYGLALYRLWTEHYCRSQRIEALYQSAAELLFGEIAQGTPQQAAADYCFSLLLAQVLQDEDAGTHLLNAMLQPKDASLPLVEAFNRSGYVRLTALEIRQEGEAAVVTFLDGDTLHAEDGDFVRDLETAADIVHLSDKVKAGVLRGGVVSHPKYAGRRVFCSGINLKKLHDAGISYPEFLIGREMGCINKLIHGVVCPSEGAAVSITKPWIALVETFAIGGGMQMVLACDYVIGEQGCYVSLPAAKEGIIPGVSNLRLTSATSERFAKQVILHGRKVRADDADAGFIFDRVVAAEALERTLQEAITLMAAPAVPVNKRMLVLAKEPLAAFRDYMQAFCREQVIRMYAVDVKEKTGKFARKIPEVPVE, from the coding sequence ATGATGAGTGAACATACCGATGAGTTCTCCCATGCGCTGCGCCAGCAGGCCGCGGCGTTAAAGACCGCGCTGCAGGCGCATTACGGCAATAGCGCCCTCAGAGACGATATGATCATTGCCGAATGCGCTGCCGACCCGGACGTTACGCAGTTTTTCTCGCGCTACGGGCTGGCGTTGTACCGGTTATGGACGGAGCACTATTGCCGCTCTCAGCGTATTGAGGCGCTTTATCAGTCTGCTGCGGAACTGCTGTTTGGCGAGATCGCGCAAGGCACGCCGCAGCAGGCGGCTGCCGACTACTGTTTTTCGCTTTTGCTGGCGCAGGTGCTGCAGGACGAGGACGCCGGTACGCATCTGCTAAACGCCATGCTGCAACCGAAAGACGCGTCGCTGCCGTTGGTCGAGGCCTTTAACCGCAGCGGTTACGTCAGACTGACGGCGCTGGAGATCCGTCAGGAAGGCGAGGCGGCGGTGGTCACGTTCCTTGATGGTGATACGCTGCATGCCGAAGACGGCGACTTTGTCCGCGATTTGGAAACGGCGGCGGATATTGTCCATTTATCGGACAAGGTTAAAGCCGGTGTGCTGCGCGGCGGCGTGGTCAGCCATCCGAAATATGCCGGACGCCGGGTGTTCTGCTCGGGCATCAATCTGAAAAAACTGCACGATGCCGGCATCTCTTATCCGGAATTTTTGATTGGCAGAGAGATGGGGTGCATTAACAAGCTGATCCACGGCGTCGTTTGCCCGTCAGAGGGGGCGGCGGTCAGCATCACGAAACCCTGGATCGCCCTGGTGGAGACCTTCGCCATCGGCGGCGGTATGCAGATGGTGCTGGCCTGCGATTATGTGATCGGCGAGCAGGGGTGCTATGTCTCGTTGCCGGCAGCCAAAGAGGGCATTATTCCCGGCGTTTCCAATCTGCGGCTCACCAGCGCGACCAGCGAGCGCTTTGCCAAGCAGGTGATTTTGCATGGACGTAAAGTCAGGGCTGACGATGCTGATGCCGGATTTATCTTCGATCGGGTCGTGGCTGCAGAGGCGCTGGAACGAACCCTGCAGGAAGCGATTACGCTGATGGCGGCGCCGGCCGTACCGGTGAATAAACGCATGCTGGTGCTTGCCAAAGAGCCATTGGCGGCGTTCCGCGACTATATGCAGGCATTCTGTCGCGAACAGGTCATCAGAATGTATGCCGTCGATGTAAAAGAAAAGACCGGTAAATTCGCCAGAAAAATCCCCGAGGTGCCGGTGGAGTAA
- the dpgB gene encoding enoyl-CoA-hydratase DpgB produces the protein MERLTINFTGSAAITSDMIEQLNQLCAQVENTPAIDQVLFAFAGGAAPAQGTESMDVGLLHKWEKALRRVENLNALLIATTDGACGLVALSIIAIADLRLGTPDSTFALRGKDITLPGMLIHRLTNQLAANWVRLLLVLGNTLCAEEALASGLLDRTSTQPAALAEDLAMGMNPHAFTDIRVRRKLMLEACHTSYEDTIGLSLSASDRTLRQG, from the coding sequence ATGGAACGTTTAACAATCAATTTTACCGGCTCAGCGGCGATCACCAGCGACATGATTGAACAACTTAATCAACTTTGCGCTCAGGTTGAAAATACTCCGGCGATCGATCAGGTGCTGTTCGCTTTTGCGGGCGGTGCTGCGCCGGCGCAGGGAACAGAGAGTATGGATGTCGGTCTGTTGCACAAGTGGGAAAAGGCGCTGCGCCGGGTGGAAAACCTGAATGCGCTGCTGATCGCCACCACCGACGGCGCATGCGGGCTGGTGGCCTTATCCATTATCGCCATTGCCGATCTGCGTCTGGGCACGCCTGACAGCACCTTTGCCCTGCGCGGGAAAGATATCACGCTGCCGGGGATGCTGATTCACCGCTTAACCAATCAGCTGGCGGCCAACTGGGTGCGTTTGCTGCTGGTGCTGGGGAATACGCTGTGCGCCGAGGAGGCGTTGGCGAGCGGCCTGCTGGACCGCACCAGCACGCAGCCCGCTGCGCTGGCGGAGGATCTGGCGATGGGCATGAACCCGCACGCCTTTACCGATATCCGCGTACGCCGCAAGCTGATGCTGGAGGCCTGTCATACCTCGTACGAGGACACGATCGGCCTGTCGCTGTCCGCCAGCGACCGTACGTTGCGTCAGGGGTAA